One part of the Mycolicibacterium aromaticivorans JS19b1 = JCM 16368 genome encodes these proteins:
- a CDS encoding virulence factor Mce family protein, with amino-acid sequence MRITGTAVKLAAFSFVLLLFTAVIIIVFGQFRFDRTTSYTAEFSNASGLRDGQFVRAGGVEVGKVSDIKLVGNGDRVQVTLNVDRTLPLYQSTTAQIRYQDLIGNRYVNLDRGTGEGADRILPAGGFIPMSRTQPALDLDALIGGFKPLFKSLDPQKVNTIASSLITVFQGQGGTINDILDQTAQLTSALADRDQAIGQVITNLNTVLDTTVKHEKDFDQTVNNFEVLITGLKNRKDPLAQSVADISNATGTLGDLLADDRPQLQNTIAKLETIQQPLADGQDRLDDLLTKLPAAVKMIGRAGGIYGDFFNFYLCDINLKLNGLQPGGPVRTVKITQQPTGRCTPQ; translated from the coding sequence ATGAGAATCACCGGCACAGCAGTCAAACTCGCGGCATTCTCGTTCGTGCTGCTGCTCTTCACGGCGGTCATCATCATCGTGTTCGGGCAGTTCCGCTTCGACCGAACGACCTCGTACACAGCCGAATTCAGCAATGCGAGCGGTCTGCGGGACGGTCAGTTCGTCCGCGCCGGCGGCGTCGAGGTCGGCAAGGTGTCCGACATCAAGCTCGTCGGCAACGGCGACCGCGTACAGGTCACGCTCAACGTCGACCGCACCCTGCCGCTGTACCAGTCGACCACCGCGCAGATCCGTTACCAAGATCTGATCGGCAACCGTTACGTCAACCTCGACCGCGGCACCGGTGAGGGCGCCGACCGGATCCTGCCCGCGGGCGGCTTCATCCCGATGTCGCGCACACAGCCTGCACTGGATCTCGACGCACTCATCGGCGGGTTCAAGCCGCTGTTCAAGTCGCTGGATCCGCAGAAGGTGAACACCATCGCCTCCTCGCTGATCACCGTCTTCCAGGGACAGGGCGGCACCATCAACGACATCCTGGATCAGACCGCTCAGCTGACCTCCGCGCTGGCCGATCGCGATCAGGCCATCGGTCAGGTGATCACCAACCTGAACACCGTGCTGGACACCACCGTCAAGCACGAGAAGGACTTCGACCAGACGGTCAACAACTTCGAGGTGCTCATCACCGGGTTGAAGAACCGCAAGGACCCGCTGGCACAGTCGGTCGCCGACATCAGCAACGCGACAGGAACGTTGGGAGATCTTCTGGCCGACGACCGCCCGCAGCTGCAGAACACCATCGCCAAGCTGGAGACCATCCAGCAGCCGCTGGCCGACGGTCAGGACCGGCTGGACGACCTGCTGACCAAGCTGCCCGCGGCCGTGAAGATGATCGGTCGTGCCGGCGGTATCTACGGAGACTTCTTCAACTTCTATCTGTGCGACATCAACCTGAAGCTCAACGGCCTGCAGCCGGGTGGACCGGTCCGCACCGTGAAGATCACTCAGCAGCCCACGGGTAGGTGCACGCCGCAATGA
- a CDS encoding MCE family protein — protein MRTLEGSNRIRNGLAGMLIVILVIGVGQSFSGIPQLFAQPAYYGQFTDSAGLNAGDKVRIAGMDVGTVKSLKIDGDKVLIGFDLGARQIGTESRLAIRTETILGKRVLEIEPRGSKLLRASGVLPVGQTTTPYQIYDAVFDVTKAASGWDIDTVKRSLNVLSETVDQTYPHLSAALDGVARFSDTIGKRDEQFKQLLANANKVAAVLGNRSEQINRLAVNAQTLLAAVNERRAEVDSLLSNISLISQQFTGFVNDNPNLNHVLEQLKTISNVLVKHKTDLSDVLITASKFMGALAEAIGSGPYFKVLVVNLLPYQILQPWVDAAFKKRGIDPEEFWRNAGLPAFRFPDPNGQRQPNGAPPPAPTPLEGTPDHPGPAVGPGSPCSYTPPPDGIPTNANPLPCAGLTQGPFGGPGYPNADVPISAPNPAAGYAPGVPSAAFPGELSPSIQGVPAPPLAPGPPGARTVPVAPTPGPATDIPGYAPPPNALVGPIPPPGPGPQVPPVGDLAPVDQGGGA, from the coding sequence ATGAGGACGCTAGAGGGTTCCAACCGCATCAGGAATGGCCTGGCGGGCATGCTGATCGTCATCCTGGTCATCGGGGTGGGACAGAGCTTTTCCGGCATTCCGCAGCTGTTCGCCCAGCCGGCCTACTACGGCCAGTTCACCGACAGTGCCGGGCTGAACGCGGGCGACAAGGTCCGCATCGCCGGAATGGATGTCGGCACCGTGAAGTCGCTGAAGATCGACGGCGACAAGGTGCTGATCGGATTCGACTTGGGCGCCAGGCAGATCGGCACCGAAAGCCGGCTGGCGATCCGCACCGAGACGATCCTCGGTAAGCGCGTCCTGGAGATCGAGCCCCGCGGCAGCAAGCTGTTGCGGGCCAGCGGGGTGCTGCCCGTCGGCCAGACCACCACGCCGTACCAGATCTACGACGCGGTGTTCGACGTGACCAAGGCCGCCTCCGGCTGGGACATCGACACCGTCAAGCGATCGTTGAATGTGTTGTCGGAGACCGTCGATCAGACCTACCCGCACCTGAGTGCGGCGCTGGACGGGGTGGCCCGGTTCTCCGACACCATCGGCAAGCGCGACGAACAGTTCAAGCAACTGCTGGCCAACGCCAACAAGGTCGCCGCCGTGCTGGGTAACCGCAGCGAGCAGATCAACCGACTGGCGGTGAACGCCCAGACGCTGCTGGCCGCGGTCAACGAACGTCGTGCCGAGGTCGATTCGCTGCTGTCCAACATCTCGCTGATCTCCCAGCAGTTCACCGGCTTCGTCAACGACAACCCGAACCTGAATCACGTTCTGGAGCAGCTGAAGACGATCAGCAATGTGTTGGTCAAGCACAAGACCGACCTCTCCGACGTGCTGATCACCGCCTCGAAGTTCATGGGCGCGCTGGCCGAGGCCATCGGTTCCGGCCCGTACTTCAAGGTGCTCGTGGTCAACCTGCTGCCGTACCAGATCCTGCAGCCGTGGGTGGACGCCGCATTCAAGAAGCGCGGCATCGATCCCGAGGAGTTCTGGCGCAACGCGGGCCTGCCGGCCTTCCGCTTCCCGGATCCCAACGGCCAGCGCCAGCCCAACGGTGCTCCGCCGCCTGCTCCGACCCCGTTGGAAGGCACGCCGGACCATCCTGGTCCCGCGGTCGGCCCCGGCTCGCCGTGCTCGTACACCCCGCCACCGGACGGCATCCCGACGAACGCCAACCCGTTGCCGTGTGCCGGTCTCACCCAGGGGCCGTTCGGAGGGCCGGGCTATCCGAACGCCGACGTGCCGATCTCCGCGCCCAACCCCGCCGCGGGCTACGCCCCAGGTGTTCCGAGCGCCGCCTTCCCGGGTGAACTCTCGCCGAGCATCCAGGGTGTGCCCGCCCCGCCGCTGGCACCCGGTCCGCCGGGGGCTCGCACGGTGCCGGTCGCTCCGACACCGGGCCCGGCCACCGACATCCCCGGATACGCCCCGCCGCCCAACGCCTTGGTCGGCCCGATCCCGCCGCCGGGACCGGGACCGCAGGTGCCGCCGGTCGGTGACTTGGCGCCCGTCGACCAGGGAGGGGGAGCGTAA
- a CDS encoding virulence factor Mce family protein, translating to MSTVFNIRNLGLPKMSRTSVIVGTLVVVIALVVAVVGYKLYEKLTTNTVVAYFPEALALYPGDRVQIMGVRVGGIDKIEPAGDKMKVTFHYDNKYKVPANATATILNPSLVASRVIQLAPAYTGGPVMADNAVIPIDRTQVPVEWDDLRNQISDIVTKLGPTPEQPKGPFGDVLESFANGLEGKGQQINTTFKALSDAVSALNEGRGDFFAVLKSLALFVNALHKSDQQLVALNTDLATFTNSFSNSDQEVAKAVKDIDTLLTTARKFVKDNGSVLTKDIHNLSDVTTQVLQPDSRNGLETVLHVYPNLAANLQNIYHPTHGALVAIPTIASFANPMQFICSAIQSGSRLGYQDSAEMCAQYLAPIMDAIKFNFPPFGVNQFSTAETLPKYIAYSEERLRPPPGYKDTTVPGIWSRDTLFSHGNHEQGWIVAPGMQGVDVQAFTANMLTPDSLAALMGGPDPVNYPPGGPRGGAPSNSYDQNNPLPPPWYPGAIPPPPPGPDVVPGPLPVSQQINGGAPAPAGPAPAAPAPAGPPLPAEMGGGQ from the coding sequence ATGTCGACAGTCTTCAACATCCGTAATCTGGGCCTGCCCAAGATGTCTCGGACGTCGGTCATCGTCGGCACCCTCGTGGTGGTCATCGCGCTGGTCGTGGCGGTGGTCGGTTACAAGCTGTACGAGAAGCTGACCACCAACACCGTGGTGGCGTACTTCCCCGAGGCGCTGGCCCTCTATCCGGGTGACCGGGTGCAGATCATGGGCGTGCGGGTCGGCGGGATCGACAAGATCGAGCCGGCCGGCGACAAGATGAAGGTCACCTTCCACTACGACAACAAGTACAAGGTGCCCGCCAACGCGACCGCGACGATCCTCAACCCCAGTCTGGTCGCCTCCCGCGTGATCCAGCTGGCGCCGGCATACACCGGCGGCCCGGTGATGGCCGACAACGCCGTCATCCCGATCGACCGCACCCAGGTGCCGGTGGAATGGGACGACCTGCGCAACCAGATCTCCGACATCGTCACCAAACTCGGCCCGACACCCGAACAGCCCAAGGGCCCGTTCGGTGATGTCCTGGAGTCCTTCGCCAACGGCCTCGAGGGCAAGGGCCAGCAGATCAACACCACGTTCAAGGCCCTGTCCGACGCGGTGAGTGCGCTCAACGAGGGTCGCGGCGATTTCTTCGCCGTCCTCAAGAGCCTGGCGTTGTTCGTCAACGCGCTGCACAAGAGTGATCAGCAGCTGGTGGCGCTCAACACCGACCTGGCCACGTTCACGAACTCGTTCTCCAACTCCGATCAGGAAGTCGCCAAGGCGGTCAAGGACATTGACACCTTGCTGACCACCGCGCGCAAGTTCGTCAAAGACAACGGTTCGGTGCTGACCAAGGACATCCACAACCTCTCCGATGTCACCACTCAGGTGCTGCAGCCGGATTCGCGCAACGGCCTGGAGACGGTGTTGCACGTCTACCCGAACCTGGCCGCCAACCTGCAGAACATCTACCACCCGACTCACGGTGCGCTGGTGGCCATTCCGACGATCGCGAGCTTCGCAAACCCGATGCAGTTCATCTGCAGCGCGATCCAGTCCGGCAGCCGGTTGGGTTACCAGGATTCTGCGGAGATGTGCGCGCAGTACCTGGCCCCGATCATGGATGCCATCAAGTTCAACTTCCCGCCGTTCGGCGTGAACCAGTTCTCGACGGCGGAGACGCTGCCGAAGTACATCGCTTACTCCGAGGAACGGCTGCGGCCGCCGCCCGGATACAAGGACACGACGGTGCCGGGCATCTGGTCGCGCGACACCTTGTTCTCGCACGGCAACCATGAGCAGGGCTGGATCGTGGCGCCGGGCATGCAGGGCGTCGACGTCCAGGCGTTCACCGCCAACATGCTGACCCCGGACTCACTGGCCGCGTTGATGGGCGGGCCTGATCCGGTGAACTACCCGCCGGGTGGTCCGCGGGGTGGCGCGCCGTCGAATTCGTACGACCAGAACAACCCGCTGCCGCCGCCGTGGTACCCGGGAGCGATCCCGCCGCCACCGCCGGGTCCGGACGTGGTCCCGGGACCGTTGCCGGTCTCGCAGCAGATCAACGGCGGGGCCCCGGCTCCGGCCGGGCCGGCACCGGCCGCACCCGCACCCGCGGGTCCGCCGCTGCCCGCTGAGATGGGAGGTGGACAGTGA
- a CDS encoding virulence factor Mce family protein, producing MLSTTRRYGWRGFVLVLTALILTSCGWRGIANVPIPGGPGTGDKAMTVYVQMPDTLALNVNSRVRVADVFVGTVRAIELKNWIPTLTLGLQPGVKLPANAIARIGQTSLLGTQHVELDPPPNPSPEPLRDGATIPLKNSQSFPTTERTLASIATVLRGGGISNLEVIQTEVANILDGNGEQIRDFLTKLDTFTDQLNQQRDDLTRAIDKTNELVSIVAARNNTLDRVLTEFPPLIKYFADARDRFTGAVEALGRFSKVTADTFSEARANFDTNLALLQRPLKQLGRAAPYLIDSLKLVITAPYPIDNIPKVIRGDYINTSATFDLTLSSIDNAFLTGTGVSGMLRALEQAWGRDPQTMIPDVRFTPHPNMTDGGPYVERGE from the coding sequence ATTCTGAGCACCACCCGTCGGTACGGCTGGCGTGGGTTCGTGCTGGTGCTGACGGCGCTGATCCTGACGTCGTGCGGATGGCGCGGTATCGCCAACGTGCCGATCCCGGGCGGTCCCGGCACCGGTGACAAAGCCATGACCGTGTACGTCCAGATGCCGGATACGTTGGCGCTCAACGTCAACAGTCGCGTCCGGGTCGCCGACGTCTTCGTCGGTACGGTGCGTGCCATCGAACTGAAGAACTGGATCCCGACGCTGACGCTGGGTCTGCAGCCCGGGGTCAAGCTGCCTGCCAATGCCATTGCGCGCATCGGCCAGACCAGCCTGCTGGGCACCCAGCATGTCGAGCTGGATCCGCCGCCGAACCCGTCGCCCGAGCCGTTGCGCGACGGTGCGACGATCCCGCTGAAGAACTCCCAGTCGTTCCCGACCACCGAGCGAACCCTGGCCAGCATCGCCACCGTGCTTCGTGGCGGCGGCATCTCCAACCTGGAGGTCATCCAGACCGAGGTCGCGAACATCCTGGACGGCAACGGCGAGCAGATCCGCGACTTCCTGACCAAGCTGGATACGTTCACCGATCAGCTCAACCAGCAGCGGGACGACTTGACCCGGGCGATCGACAAGACCAACGAATTGGTGTCGATCGTGGCTGCGCGCAACAACACCCTGGACCGCGTACTGACCGAATTCCCGCCGCTGATCAAGTATTTCGCCGACGCCAGGGACCGGTTCACCGGTGCCGTCGAGGCGCTCGGCCGGTTCAGCAAGGTCACCGCCGACACCTTCTCGGAGGCGCGGGCGAACTTCGACACCAACCTGGCATTACTGCAGCGGCCGTTGAAGCAGCTCGGCCGAGCGGCGCCCTACCTGATCGACTCGCTGAAGCTCGTCATCACCGCGCCGTACCCGATCGACAACATCCCGAAGGTGATCCGCGGCGACTACATCAACACGTCGGCCACCTTCGACCTGACGCTCAGTTCGATCGACAACGCGTTCCTCACCGGTACCGGTGTGTCCGGAATGCTGCGTGCGCTCGAGCAGGCGTGGGGTCGCGACCCGCAGACGATGATCCCGGATGTCCGGTTCACGCCTCACCCGAACATGACCGACGGGGGACCGTATGTCGAGCGCGGCGAGTGA
- a CDS encoding virulence factor Mce family protein, whose translation MLTRFIKTQLVMFGVLTVIALLVLGWYFLRLPTLAGIGQYELKANLPSSGGLYATANVTYRGITIGRVTEVEPTENGVRATMSISDKYKIPADATANVHSVSAVGEQYLDLVSDGNPGQYFSPGQTITKSTVPEEIGPALDAANKGLAALPADKIPVLLNETAQAVGGLGPALQRLVDGTQAIVTDFKTNIEDVNDIIQNSAPVVDSQVNSSDAIQRWAANLDTITTQTAAQDQALRDGLKQAAPTADAVNAVFSDVQEALPQTLANLEIILDMLKRYHKGVEQSLVLLPQGASVAQSVSAPYPHQAALDFGLTINQPPPCLTGFLPASQWRAPADTRPMPVENGLYCKIPKDTPANVVRGARNFPCADVPGKRAATPMECRSNEPYTPLGNNPWYGDPNQVLNCPAPGARCDQPVNPGTVIPAPSINNGMNPLPADLLPGPTPPTSDPLTAPGTGTVQCNGQQPNPCTYTPAAGSPAPGNTAVYSPQSGELTGPDGVKYDVKNSSSTGDDGWKEMLAPAG comes from the coding sequence ATGTTGACCCGTTTCATCAAGACGCAGCTCGTCATGTTCGGTGTGCTGACCGTGATCGCCCTGCTGGTGCTGGGCTGGTACTTCCTGCGCCTGCCCACCCTGGCAGGCATCGGGCAGTACGAGCTGAAGGCCAACCTGCCGTCCTCGGGCGGCTTGTACGCCACCGCCAACGTCACCTACCGGGGCATCACGATCGGGCGCGTCACCGAGGTGGAGCCCACCGAGAACGGTGTCCGGGCCACGATGAGCATCAGCGACAAGTACAAGATCCCGGCTGACGCCACGGCCAACGTGCACTCGGTGTCGGCGGTCGGCGAGCAGTACCTCGACCTGGTGTCGGACGGCAATCCCGGGCAGTACTTCTCGCCCGGGCAGACGATCACCAAGTCGACGGTGCCGGAGGAGATCGGCCCGGCGCTGGACGCCGCCAACAAGGGGCTTGCGGCGCTACCGGCCGACAAGATCCCGGTGCTGCTCAACGAAACGGCCCAAGCCGTAGGTGGTTTGGGGCCGGCGCTGCAACGTCTGGTCGACGGCACGCAGGCGATCGTGACTGATTTCAAGACGAACATCGAAGACGTCAACGACATCATCCAGAACTCGGCGCCCGTCGTCGACAGCCAGGTCAACTCCTCGGATGCGATCCAGCGGTGGGCGGCCAACCTGGACACCATCACCACCCAGACCGCCGCGCAGGATCAGGCGCTGCGCGACGGGCTGAAACAAGCCGCGCCGACCGCCGACGCGGTCAACGCGGTGTTCAGCGACGTGCAGGAAGCGCTGCCGCAGACGCTGGCCAACCTCGAGATCATCCTGGACATGCTCAAGCGCTATCACAAGGGCGTCGAGCAGTCGCTGGTGCTGCTTCCGCAGGGCGCATCGGTTGCGCAGTCGGTGTCCGCGCCGTACCCGCACCAGGCCGCGCTGGACTTCGGTTTGACGATCAACCAGCCGCCGCCGTGTCTGACCGGCTTCCTGCCGGCCAGCCAGTGGCGAGCTCCGGCGGACACCCGGCCGATGCCGGTGGAGAACGGGCTGTACTGCAAGATCCCGAAGGACACCCCGGCCAACGTGGTCCGCGGCGCGCGTAACTTCCCGTGCGCCGATGTGCCCGGCAAGCGCGCCGCCACGCCGATGGAGTGCCGCAGCAACGAGCCCTACACCCCGTTGGGCAACAACCCCTGGTACGGCGACCCCAACCAGGTGCTGAACTGCCCCGCGCCCGGTGCTCGATGTGATCAGCCAGTGAACCCCGGTACCGTGATACCGGCACCGTCGATCAACAACGGGATGAACCCGTTGCCGGCCGATCTGCTGCCGGGCCCGACACCACCGACGAGTGACCCACTCACTGCACCCGGGACCGGCACCGTTCAGTGCAACGGTCAACAACCGAACCCCTGCACGTACACCCCGGCAGCAGGTAGCCCGGCACCAGGTAACACGGCCGTCTACAGCCCGCAGAGCGGGGAGTTGACCGGTCCCGATGGCGTGAAATACGACGTCAAGAACTCGAGCAGTACAGGAGACGACGGATGGAAGGAGATGCTGGCTCCGGCCGGCTGA
- a CDS encoding RDD family protein: MTVTVPEADTGAEADVDATEVANEAPAGLPAGWSARAGAFVVDVFFGVGVVITCLLVAQSASLSGIAWLRWGSAAVAGAVFLAMAVNRWLLPTVTGWTLGRSLAGIAVVNRDGTPPGVFRLLVRDLAHLLDTAAVFLGWLWPLWDSRGRTFADLLTRTEVRRVEGERPNRRRLAGVVLAVLAVLAACATALAYFGVYRPELAVEQARQQLAVDGPRIVSQMLSYDVASIDNDFARARGLATDAYRPQLVEQQDAVRKAGPVDNDYWVTNSAVLTNTRDKAVMLLLMQGQRGEAPKQRLITATVRVNFERSAAGQWQVANLSVLAKPNPAGEPK, translated from the coding sequence GTGACGGTGACGGTCCCCGAAGCGGACACCGGCGCCGAGGCCGACGTCGACGCAACCGAGGTCGCCAACGAGGCTCCCGCCGGGCTGCCGGCCGGCTGGTCGGCACGGGCAGGTGCGTTCGTGGTCGACGTGTTCTTCGGTGTCGGCGTGGTGATCACCTGCCTGCTGGTGGCGCAGTCCGCGTCGTTGTCCGGCATCGCATGGTTGCGGTGGGGCAGCGCTGCAGTGGCTGGGGCGGTGTTCCTGGCGATGGCCGTCAATCGCTGGCTGCTGCCGACCGTCACCGGCTGGACCCTGGGCCGTTCGCTGGCCGGCATCGCCGTCGTCAACCGGGACGGCACGCCGCCCGGGGTATTCCGCCTGTTGGTCCGCGATCTGGCGCATCTGCTCGACACCGCAGCGGTGTTCCTCGGCTGGCTGTGGCCGCTGTGGGATTCGCGCGGCCGCACTTTCGCCGACCTGCTCACCCGCACCGAGGTCCGCCGCGTCGAAGGTGAGCGCCCCAACCGGCGACGACTGGCCGGCGTGGTGCTGGCGGTTCTCGCCGTGCTGGCCGCCTGTGCCACTGCGCTGGCCTACTTCGGTGTGTATCGGCCGGAACTCGCTGTCGAACAGGCCCGCCAGCAGTTGGCGGTGGACGGCCCCCGGATCGTCTCGCAGATGCTGAGCTATGACGTCGCGTCGATCGATAACGACTTCGCGCGGGCCCGCGGCCTGGCCACCGACGCGTACCGGCCGCAGCTGGTTGAGCAGCAGGACGCCGTGCGTAAGGCCGGACCCGTCGACAACGACTACTGGGTGACCAACAGCGCGGTGCTGACCAACACCCGTGACAAGGCCGTCATGCTGCTGCTCATGCAGGGCCAGCGCGGTGAGGCGCCCAAGCAACGGCTGATCACCGCCACTGTGCGAGTGAACTTCGAGAGGTCGGCGGCCGGCCAGTGGCAGGTCGCCAACCTGTCGGTGCTGGCCAAGCCCAACCCGGCCGGGGAGCCCAAGTGA
- a CDS encoding mammalian cell entry protein — MSPRRKLDADHRDLFRLPDPQPRRWVLPLVAGLAAVLIIAAITASTLLLVKRETQRHDAVRDVAVLSFVRGFVTHYTSIDPFHANDYADKVLAQGTGQFAKLYQDKMNEVVIQVARAEPTTGTVQDLGIERWNRDGSADVVVAATTKTRMPDGKTLESGSRWVVTATQEGGAGGPWKISNLLQVI, encoded by the coding sequence GTGAGCCCGCGCCGCAAGCTCGACGCCGACCACCGGGACCTGTTCCGGTTGCCTGACCCGCAACCGCGCCGCTGGGTGCTGCCCCTGGTCGCTGGGTTGGCGGCGGTGCTGATCATCGCCGCGATCACCGCCAGCACACTGCTGCTGGTCAAACGCGAGACCCAGCGGCACGACGCGGTTCGGGATGTGGCAGTGCTCAGCTTTGTTCGCGGATTCGTCACGCACTACACATCCATCGACCCGTTCCACGCCAACGACTACGCGGACAAGGTGCTGGCGCAGGGCACCGGGCAGTTCGCAAAGCTGTACCAGGACAAGATGAATGAGGTCGTCATCCAGGTGGCCCGGGCCGAGCCGACGACGGGAACCGTCCAGGATCTCGGTATCGAGCGCTGGAACCGCGACGGCAGCGCCGACGTGGTGGTGGCCGCCACCACCAAAACCCGGATGCCCGACGGCAAGACCCTTGAAAGTGGCAGCCGCTGGGTGGTCACCGCAACCCAGGAAGGAGGTGCAGGAGGTCCGTGGAAGATCAGCAACCTGCTGCAGGTGATCTGA
- a CDS encoding Mce protein: protein MEDQQPAAGDLTDAAPEATPEDEANETDAGTETEEPAAAETPKQPTWLSRNKTAVAVGASAAVFVAGGAFAGVAVQPYLMDQAAVDTKLVIARTAADAITTLWTYTPDDMDKLPDRSAKYLSGDFEDQYRKYVDAIVPTNKQAKVTNSTEVVGAAVESLTGSEATAIVYTNTTSKSPLTKDIPATKYLSYRVQLTRDGSHWLVTKMTTVTSLDLTPKL, encoded by the coding sequence GTGGAAGATCAGCAACCTGCTGCAGGTGATCTGACCGACGCCGCACCCGAGGCCACGCCCGAGGACGAGGCGAACGAGACCGACGCCGGCACCGAGACTGAGGAGCCGGCCGCCGCGGAAACGCCGAAGCAGCCAACCTGGTTGAGCCGCAACAAGACCGCGGTCGCTGTGGGAGCCTCGGCGGCTGTGTTCGTCGCCGGAGGCGCATTCGCGGGTGTCGCCGTCCAGCCGTACCTGATGGACCAGGCAGCGGTCGACACCAAGCTCGTGATCGCCCGCACCGCCGCCGACGCGATCACGACACTGTGGACCTACACCCCCGACGACATGGACAAGCTGCCCGATCGATCGGCGAAGTACCTGTCCGGCGATTTCGAGGATCAGTACCGCAAGTACGTCGACGCGATCGTGCCTACCAACAAGCAGGCGAAGGTCACCAACAGCACCGAAGTGGTCGGCGCGGCCGTCGAATCGCTGACCGGATCGGAAGCCACCGCGATCGTCTACACCAACACCACGTCGAAGAGCCCGCTCACCAAGGACATTCCCGCGACGAAGTATCTGTCGTACCGCGTTCAGCTGACCCGCGACGGATCACACTGGCTGGTCACCAAGATGACAACGGTGACCTCACTGGACCTGACGCCCAAGCTGTAA
- a CDS encoding YoaK family protein, translated as MAVASPVSQRSTVVALLLLTFATGLVDAISVLVLGHVFVANMTGNVIFLGFWFVPHSGVDMTAAVVAFVSFLAGTVLGGRFARHLDHEVAVRTWLTAALGAEVVLLAVLAALAGSGVVDYHDDGKLILIAGLALAFGGQNAAARQFGIQELSTTVLTTTLVGIGFDSRLAGGTGQREKLRYTVVATMCAGATIGATMSRFMVAPVIALAAVVVAAGLAVFRYGPQPDAAPKSQIS; from the coding sequence ATGGCCGTCGCCTCGCCCGTCTCGCAACGATCCACCGTCGTCGCGCTGCTGTTGCTGACGTTCGCGACCGGACTGGTCGACGCGATCAGCGTGCTGGTCTTGGGCCACGTATTCGTGGCGAACATGACCGGCAACGTGATCTTCCTGGGGTTCTGGTTCGTGCCGCATTCCGGGGTGGACATGACCGCCGCGGTCGTCGCGTTCGTCAGCTTTCTGGCCGGAACGGTGCTCGGCGGACGCTTCGCGCGCCACCTCGACCATGAGGTGGCGGTGCGGACCTGGCTGACCGCCGCGCTCGGCGCCGAGGTGGTGCTGCTTGCGGTCCTGGCCGCGCTTGCCGGTAGCGGTGTTGTCGACTACCACGACGACGGCAAGCTCATCCTGATCGCCGGGCTGGCGTTGGCGTTCGGTGGCCAGAACGCCGCGGCCCGACAGTTCGGCATTCAGGAACTGTCCACAACGGTGCTGACGACGACGCTGGTGGGGATCGGCTTCGACAGCCGGCTTGCCGGCGGCACCGGGCAGCGGGAAAAGTTGCGCTACACCGTGGTTGCGACGATGTGCGCGGGTGCGACCATCGGTGCGACGATGTCGCGTTTCATGGTCGCGCCGGTGATCGCTCTGGCGGCGGTCGTGGTGGCAGCCGGCCTGGCCGTGTTCCGATACGGTCCGCAACCCGACGCGGCACCGAAATCACAGATCAGTTGA